In Chanodichthys erythropterus isolate Z2021 chromosome 11, ASM2448905v1, whole genome shotgun sequence, a single window of DNA contains:
- the rbpms gene encoding RNA-binding protein with multiple splicing isoform X1, producing the protein MRTRASHHGSAPELADVLHELMSLISYFCSRMNNSSENEHNSPDEEVRTLFVSGLPLDIKPRELYLLFRPFQGYEGSLIRFTSKQPVGFVSFDSRSEAEAAKIALNGVRFDPDIPQTLRLEFAKANTKMAKNKLVGIPNPPPSRQSPGLPCVSRDPYEFTVPTLYPSSPDVWASYPLYPAELPPAAYAYSSSLHAQIRWLPSADATNQGWKSRQFC; encoded by the exons ATGCGGACGCGCGCATCTCATCACGGGAGCGCGCCGGAGCTGGCAGACGTTCTGCACGAGCTCATGagtttaatttcatatttctgCTCCAGAATGAACAATTCCAGCGAGAATGAACATAACAGCCCGGATGAAGAA gtcaggactctgttcGTCAGCGGTTTGCCGCTGGACATCAAGCCCAGAGAGCTTTACCTGTTATTCAGGCCTTTCCAG GGTTATGAAGGATCCTTGATCAGATTCACCTCTAAACAG CCGGTGGGGTTTGTAAGTTTTGACAGTCGCTCGGAGGCGGAGGCTGCTAAGATCGCCCTGAAC GGAGTCCGCTTTGACCCTGATATTCCCCAGACTTTACGACTGGAGTTTGCCAAAGCCAATACCAAGATGGCCAAGAACAAACTAGTGGGAATCCCGAACCCTCCTCCATCCAGACAAAGTCCTGGACTGCCCTGTGTCAGCCGAGACCCAt ATGAGTTCACTGTGCCTACGCTGTATCCCAGCAGTCCTGATGTGTGGGCATCATAcccgctgtaccccgctgaacTGCCACCTGCTGCGTATGCCTACAGTTCCTCACTGCACGCTCAG ATTCGCTGGCTGCCCTCTGCCGACGCAACCAATCAGGGCTGGAAGAGCCGACAGTTCTGTTGA
- the rbpms gene encoding RNA-binding protein with multiple splicing isoform X2: MRTRASHHGSAPELADVLHELMSLISYFCSRMNNSSENEHNSPDEEVRTLFVSGLPLDIKPRELYLLFRPFQGYEGSLIRFTSKQPVGFVSFDSRSEAEAAKIALNGVRFDPDIPQTLRLEFAKANTKMAKNKLVGIPNPPPSRQSPGLPCVSRDPYSLAALCRRNQSGLEEPTVLLTYIFCRCDATQTSS, encoded by the exons ATGCGGACGCGCGCATCTCATCACGGGAGCGCGCCGGAGCTGGCAGACGTTCTGCACGAGCTCATGagtttaatttcatatttctgCTCCAGAATGAACAATTCCAGCGAGAATGAACATAACAGCCCGGATGAAGAA gtcaggactctgttcGTCAGCGGTTTGCCGCTGGACATCAAGCCCAGAGAGCTTTACCTGTTATTCAGGCCTTTCCAG GGTTATGAAGGATCCTTGATCAGATTCACCTCTAAACAG CCGGTGGGGTTTGTAAGTTTTGACAGTCGCTCGGAGGCGGAGGCTGCTAAGATCGCCCTGAAC GGAGTCCGCTTTGACCCTGATATTCCCCAGACTTTACGACTGGAGTTTGCCAAAGCCAATACCAAGATGGCCAAGAACAAACTAGTGGGAATCCCGAACCCTCCTCCATCCAGACAAAGTCCTGGACTGCCCTGTGTCAGCCGAGACCCAt ATTCGCTGGCTGCCCTCTGCCGACGCAACCAATCAGGGCTGGAAGAGCCGACAGTTCTGTTGACGTATATAT TCTGCAGGTGTGACGCGACACAGACGAGCTCCTGA